The DNA segment CGAAGATGCACAAAGCGGGAAAGGCCACTTGTTGTCTCTATGCGGAAGGGGAAAATGCATGCTCCTATTTGTGTCCAGCGTTCTTTTTGAGCTGATGAGAATTCCAGTGTGTAATTATGAACCTGCTTCCATTGCGTGTTCATCGCAAAGGCCAGGATTTCAGCGTCTCGGCGTTGCTGCACGATGCGGTGAAGCGGTGTGGTTACCAGCATAACGGAATCACGTTTTGGATCGTACTGCTCCAAGGGGAGTTTTTGCAGCCTGTAGTCATTGCACATGATGGCAAAGACAGCGTCTGTCGTGACGACCAGTCCATAAAATTCTTTTCGTTCATTTTCCATGACGAGAATTTGCTGAACGGCTTTTTCAAAGCGCTGCCCTGTGTTTGTACACACGGCTTTGCCGTGAATCATCATCAGATGGAAGAGGGTTCCCTTCGCGTCGACAAAGAAGTTACCCCAGTCAAAAGGCTTTTGGTTCGTAGGATTGCTTCCTGTCTTTTGTATGGGAAACGTGACGCCTGCTTTGTGAAGTGCCGTGCTAAACTCGGCAGATTTTTGGGGCAGGACAGTATTGTCTGCGGTCTGAATGAACTCTACGCCGTCGGAGCTGTATCGGAACATGTCTGAAGGGTACTCAAGGTGCGCAACGTCGGGTTCGGCCTCAAAGAGCATCTGGAGTGGAGGCTCTGGGGTGTACACGTCTCGGGGAAGTATCCGGACGAACTGAAGCTCGCGGCGGGCAATTGTTGTGTCTACAGGCGTTCCATCAACCTCTGCGGGAAATTCTCCCCATTTGGCAAGATTGCCATGAAACATAAAGGGGAGTGCGCGGCAGTAATCTTTGTACTTGAGGTGCTCTCCAGTTTCCGTATAGCGCTCCATCCCCTTTTCTGAGCTTCGCTGCATAAGGAACATGTCCTTAATGGGACTGTAGAACAGAACAGGGGCGGCAGACTTGACCGTGGTTGCGCGTGAATACAGTGATGGAAGAGCACTGGCAAGAACTGCAACCGTTAGCAGAAGCGTGCACAGTCGAGAAATATTTACCATCGTGCACCTCTTTTAAATCTGTTTGCCAGAACATCCAGCGGGAAAAGCCAGAGAAGCGTGAGCAGGGCAAAAGACAGAATACTGTGCTGATAGGCTCCCGGAATTTCGGATGCAAAAAAGGGCTTCAAAAAGAGAGCCGTGAGGATGCCAAGAAGGAATTTTCTGGTCCAGAGAGGTTCGACAATAAGAAGCACCGTTCCAAGGTATGCCGGGTAGCTTGCGAGCATCCATGGCAAGGCTGTCAGTACGGAGCGGATGACCATTTCTCTGGGCAGATAATGCGCAACAAGAAGGCTGAGTCCGCCAAGGCTGACGAGAAGGCCCGCCGAGCAAATGAGAAGGCCGGTAAAAATGATAAAGTAGAGGCTGACGCGGTGCCGGACTGGAAGATGAAACAGCAGTCGAAGACGTTTTCCCTGGCATTCTGGGACAAACTGAAAAAGTGCAGTCCAGATGCCACAAAAAACTCCTGCTGGAAGCAGGGAATCAAAGAACACTTTGTCGTAAAAGACTGCATCAAGCCACAGCATGAGCGGCCCAATGATTTCGTTGACATGGCGAAAGGTGATGAGGGCATCACCAAGGGCAAGAGCGATAAAAAGGAACGGGACCCAGAAAACATATCTCAGCTTGAGCCATTCCTTGTATGCAAGTGAAGAAAGCATTTCGAATCCTTCGGGGTGGGCAAGGACGCCGTTCGTTCGTTAATATTTTCCGGTAATTCCTATAAACGCATCTTCGAAATCCATTGGTGTTTCGGAGATGCTCTCACGAGAGAGGCCAAGGCGTTCGATACGCTCGCCAAATTCCAGAGCTGAGAGATATGTGTACACATGAGTTCTGGTCCGGCTGTGCTCAACATTGGCGATCCTCTGACTCGAAACAAGGCGTTCTGTCTGTGGGGAGTGGGGCAGGCTGTAGTGATGAAAAGACGAGAGGAATGTGTCTTTTGAGCCTGCAACAAGGGTTTTCCCGTGCTGAATAATGATCATTTGATCGATGAGCTTGTCGAGATCCTGAACAACATGCGAAGTCACAAGAACTGTTGTGCCTCGTTCTCGTACGTATTCCTGAAGGAACTCAAGAAAAAGCCTTCGGTACCCGACATCAAGCCCCATTGAATAGTCATCCAGCAGCATAAGCTTGGGGTTCT comes from the Desulfobaculum bizertense DSM 18034 genome and includes:
- a CDS encoding DUF4857 domain-containing protein — encoded protein: MVNISRLCTLLLTVAVLASALPSLYSRATTVKSAAPVLFYSPIKDMFLMQRSSEKGMERYTETGEHLKYKDYCRALPFMFHGNLAKWGEFPAEVDGTPVDTTIARRELQFVRILPRDVYTPEPPLQMLFEAEPDVAHLEYPSDMFRYSSDGVEFIQTADNTVLPQKSAEFSTALHKAGVTFPIQKTGSNPTNQKPFDWGNFFVDAKGTLFHLMMIHGKAVCTNTGQRFEKAVQQILVMENERKEFYGLVVTTDAVFAIMCNDYRLQKLPLEQYDPKRDSVMLVTTPLHRIVQQRRDAEILAFAMNTQWKQVHNYTLEFSSAQKERWTQIGACIFPFRIETTSGLSRFVHLRITDAFSSPILSLLGCVLALVLYVPFHKRRFASLPGPADCLLVFITGSYGLLALLLWGPLQQKTHSTTQQSSRGKHA
- a CDS encoding ABC transporter ATP-binding protein — protein: MTQETVISCQNLKHSYGEKHVLNGLNFEVQSGGIFGLLGKNGAGKTTTINILMGFLRPLSGACTVLGEPSNAISPQTRRDIGLLHERFIQYDFMSIQEIERFYSQFYPRWEHDVFYDLVGRLDVPKTRRISRMSCGQRSQVVLGLIMAQNPKLMLLDDYSMGLDVGYRRLFLEFLQEYVRERGTTVLVTSHVVQDLDKLIDQMIIIQHGKTLVAGSKDTFLSSFHHYSLPHSPQTERLVSSQRIANVEHSRTRTHVYTYLSALEFGERIERLGLSRESISETPMDFEDAFIGITGKY